In Fibrobacter sp. UWB15, the following proteins share a genomic window:
- the mutL gene encoding DNA mismatch repair endonuclease MutL, with product MKSAEIHVLSDEIINKIAAGEVIERPASAVKELIENAIDAGASRIQVSIEEGGKKKIQVTDNGKGMNAADMDLCYLRHTTSKLFSADDLFHLHTNGFRGEAVASIAAVSKLTITSATDDGDSGRIILEGGNVVEKQDIQASRGTTFLVENLFYNTPVRRNFLSSETAESTRILDVVLKTAIAHPEIRFDYKVGEKTLFTGVPGELRNRIAEAIGSKIAKVLLPVDYTEAGVHVWGYVSPTTETNGKRNHQFLFIRNRPIESKMVSKAVQQAYEPYGAQCKPVSVLFLDMPDMEFDVNVHPAKREVRFANQNLVFLVVSHAIRDTFTKDMEANSPLIDLSEEIAECKNELQDNSPKVPYGFEEPIFKPAATPAPSFSSKESGGDSPVMSNFPATRFTYEKPRKNFPQNDLAQDLFSTPEAGKVISLEGKVNEVTESTAQWTPPTFFQIACTYIAGDDSNGLLVIDQHAAHSRVLYEQALATLRNGSALDSQELLFPELLELSKLEVEALKSVEDQFKHLGFYIEHFGGETYQIRAIPSALPLSRAIKAVKDFLDSIGDEGMGEGDMVKIQDTIAKAWASTNAYQAGDKLKTEEMAALVSQLMLTEEPLKSPYGHPTLLRFTLDELAKKFKR from the coding sequence ATGAAATCGGCTGAAATACACGTTTTATCGGATGAAATCATCAATAAAATCGCTGCTGGCGAGGTTATAGAGCGCCCTGCATCGGCAGTAAAAGAGCTGATTGAAAACGCCATCGACGCTGGAGCCTCCCGGATACAGGTTTCCATCGAGGAGGGCGGCAAGAAAAAAATCCAGGTGACCGACAACGGAAAAGGCATGAATGCCGCCGACATGGACTTATGCTACTTGCGCCACACAACCTCAAAACTCTTCAGTGCAGACGACCTTTTCCATTTACATACAAATGGTTTTAGAGGTGAAGCCGTAGCCTCTATTGCCGCTGTGTCCAAATTAACCATCACCAGCGCAACCGATGATGGCGACAGCGGCCGCATTATTCTTGAAGGCGGAAACGTTGTAGAAAAACAGGACATACAAGCGAGCCGTGGCACCACCTTTTTGGTGGAAAACTTATTTTACAATACCCCCGTTCGCCGCAACTTTCTGAGCAGCGAAACTGCCGAAAGCACCCGAATTTTAGATGTTGTTCTAAAAACAGCTATTGCGCACCCCGAAATCCGTTTTGACTACAAAGTCGGTGAAAAGACCCTGTTTACAGGCGTTCCGGGCGAGCTCCGTAACCGAATCGCCGAAGCTATCGGTTCCAAAATTGCCAAAGTCCTTTTGCCTGTCGACTACACCGAAGCCGGCGTACACGTTTGGGGTTACGTGTCCCCCACTACAGAAACAAATGGCAAGCGCAACCACCAGTTTTTGTTCATCCGCAACCGCCCCATCGAAAGCAAGATGGTGAGCAAGGCGGTGCAGCAAGCCTACGAGCCCTATGGCGCCCAATGCAAACCTGTTTCTGTACTGTTTCTGGACATGCCCGACATGGAATTCGACGTCAACGTGCACCCTGCCAAGCGCGAAGTCCGTTTTGCAAACCAGAATTTGGTTTTCTTGGTAGTCTCCCATGCCATTCGCGACACGTTTACCAAGGACATGGAAGCTAATTCTCCGCTGATAGACTTGAGCGAAGAAATTGCGGAATGCAAAAATGAATTGCAGGACAACTCGCCCAAAGTGCCCTACGGCTTCGAGGAACCCATTTTCAAGCCTGCCGCCACCCCAGCACCAAGTTTTTCCTCCAAGGAGTCTGGCGGAGACAGCCCCGTAATGTCAAACTTTCCGGCCACGAGATTCACTTACGAAAAGCCTCGGAAGAACTTTCCGCAAAACGATTTGGCCCAAGATTTGTTCAGCACGCCCGAAGCTGGCAAGGTGATTTCGCTGGAAGGCAAAGTAAACGAAGTCACAGAGAGCACTGCACAATGGACTCCACCGACATTTTTCCAGATCGCATGCACCTACATTGCCGGTGACGATTCAAATGGCCTATTGGTCATTGACCAGCATGCGGCACATTCCCGCGTCCTTTATGAGCAAGCCCTTGCTACTTTAAGAAACGGCTCCGCCCTGGACAGTCAGGAGCTGTTATTCCCCGAACTTCTGGAACTATCCAAGCTGGAAGTAGAAGCCCTCAAAAGTGTCGAAGACCAATTCAAGCACCTGGGCTTTTATATTGAACATTTTGGAGGCGAGACCTACCAGATTCGCGCCATTCCGAGCGCACTCCCCCTTTCCCGCGCCATCAAGGCGGTCAAGGACTTTTTGGATAGCATCGGTGACGAAGGCATGGGCGAAGGTGACATGGTTAAAATCCAAGACACCATCGCCAAAGCTTGGGCAAGCACCAACGCTTACCAAGCCGGCGACAAGCTTAAAACCGAAGAAATGGCCGCCCTCGTAAGCCAGCTCATGCTGACTGAAGAACCGCTCAAGTCGCCCTACGGACACCCGACATTACTGCGGTTTACACTCGACGAACTGGCCAAGAAATTCAAGCGCTAA
- the dnaE gene encoding DNA polymerase III subunit alpha, which translates to MAFVHLQVHSEFSVLQSSARLDGILAAAADENAPAVALTDHGAMFGILEIQTRGKDMNKARKEKGLPPVKTIYGCHIYVDTPSANQKDPITFERLTLLVENEAGYYNLLRIVSYRYEDGDRWAEIPSVPLSVIEEHKEGIIAIAGDFFSKYGQSVAAGRNSVAREYMEALDKIFDHDHLYISVCDNGVPQQKLLNDYNVQLAGELGREIVAVADVHYIKAEDAEAHKVLRCISLKETLNGFDDKRFPTDKFYFRSEAEMVELFGHIPGAIENTVKIAERCNYTVKTGIGDEFWPRFKIPEDFLASDEYQSIKAIMKAEYDAEYPVVRERELKGVIKDKKKKVTATYCADKGIAEDALTDEDKAEIERLSQPEFFDEDDNKAWDKSVRRWCKPGGDADIYITHLCNQRLKWRFPKEDFKFPAHETDVGKRMYKELNCIRNMNVAGYLLIVWDFINWSREHGIPVGPGRGSAAGSLVTYIIGITDIDPLTFDLLFERFLNPERVSMPDIDTDFADRDRGRVIQYVTDKYGKECVGQIITYGMLKSKAVITDVARVLGLPPAEAKQITKLFPQRTLNFSLKQAWTGKDKKGNNLEDGYSPEPLQAMIGSRASYQNLWDIAKKLEDLPRQTGVHACGVVITPTPIYNLAPLYRAAPEDTPVVMYDKHYAEDIGLLKMDFLGLINLSIIQDTVNMVKKNRSIELDMGHIPLDDKETFDLLGKGMTTTVFQFESPGMQKYLRELKPTRIFDLIAMNALYRPGPIDQIPHFIARKNGQEEIDCYHPDLEQVLGETYGVIVYQEQVMKLAQILGGYTLGGADNIRRIMAKKMPEKMAKLEPEFFQKCLDKGYDKDMIQKVWNAVLPFCGYAFNKSHAAAYAYVAYQTAYLKAHYGPEYMAASMTSKMGKTEDIVTIILECKRLDIEVVSPNINASMGEFVANKEGQILFGLAGIRNVGIAVVEDIIAERERRGKFKDIFDFCKRVTEYQGEQKEKRPPMNKRLIESLIMAGALDEFPGNRAVLMATVDRAMEVAARSQEDKDRGQMSLFDMGGGAPSMDSSAEVLEEAEEWSAMEMLNKERDVVGMFLSGHPLDEFRPELQGFTSCSLDEEELERHEGGTVIVGGVVTKLRSIETKRGDTIGAGSIQDFHGDLEMFFKKDMWEKFRDTVALDDRVLVKGSLEHQRMGDGMQLVVEEVIQLDRVRSDMVSHIHMVLYSSMVDDAFADKLLTAMEKYEPFEGERGCEIVAHVETESGNIHVLSLKNKKVVYTPELLQYLRKDLGALKVWVSNRAKR; encoded by the coding sequence ATGGCTTTTGTTCACTTGCAAGTTCATTCTGAATTTTCTGTTTTACAGTCTTCTGCTCGTCTAGACGGTATTTTGGCTGCCGCTGCCGACGAAAACGCACCTGCAGTCGCCCTTACCGATCATGGAGCCATGTTCGGTATTCTAGAAATTCAGACTCGCGGAAAAGACATGAACAAGGCCCGCAAAGAAAAGGGCCTCCCGCCGGTAAAGACAATTTACGGCTGCCACATTTATGTGGACACGCCGAGTGCTAATCAGAAAGATCCGATTACATTTGAGCGATTGACGCTTTTGGTCGAAAATGAAGCCGGTTATTACAATTTGCTCCGCATTGTGAGTTACCGCTACGAAGACGGTGACCGCTGGGCAGAAATTCCCTCGGTGCCGCTGTCGGTTATCGAAGAGCATAAAGAAGGCATTATCGCCATTGCAGGCGATTTCTTTAGCAAGTACGGCCAGAGTGTCGCGGCTGGGCGCAATAGCGTTGCCCGCGAATACATGGAAGCCCTCGACAAGATTTTTGACCACGACCATTTGTACATTTCGGTGTGCGACAACGGCGTGCCTCAGCAAAAATTGCTGAACGATTATAACGTTCAGTTGGCCGGTGAACTGGGCCGCGAAATTGTGGCGGTGGCAGATGTCCATTACATTAAGGCCGAAGATGCCGAAGCGCATAAGGTCTTGCGTTGCATTTCGCTTAAGGAAACGCTGAACGGCTTTGATGATAAGCGTTTCCCGACGGACAAGTTCTATTTCCGCAGCGAAGCCGAAATGGTGGAACTGTTCGGGCATATTCCGGGCGCCATCGAAAACACGGTCAAGATTGCAGAACGCTGTAATTATACGGTCAAGACCGGTATCGGCGATGAATTCTGGCCCCGATTCAAGATTCCCGAAGATTTTTTGGCCTCGGATGAATACCAGAGCATCAAGGCGATTATGAAGGCGGAATACGACGCGGAATATCCGGTCGTACGCGAACGCGAACTCAAGGGCGTCATCAAGGACAAAAAGAAAAAGGTGACGGCGACCTATTGCGCAGACAAAGGAATTGCCGAAGACGCCCTGACCGACGAAGACAAGGCCGAAATTGAACGCCTGTCGCAGCCGGAATTCTTTGACGAAGACGACAATAAGGCTTGGGACAAGAGTGTGCGCCGTTGGTGTAAACCGGGTGGCGATGCCGATATTTATATTACGCACCTTTGTAATCAGCGTCTCAAGTGGCGTTTCCCGAAAGAGGACTTTAAGTTCCCTGCCCACGAAACCGATGTGGGCAAGCGCATGTACAAGGAACTGAACTGTATCCGCAACATGAACGTGGCGGGCTACCTCTTGATTGTGTGGGACTTTATCAACTGGTCCCGTGAACACGGAATTCCTGTGGGCCCGGGCCGTGGATCTGCTGCTGGTTCTCTGGTCACTTACATTATCGGTATTACCGACATCGACCCGCTTACTTTCGATCTCCTTTTTGAACGATTCCTGAACCCTGAACGTGTGTCCATGCCGGATATCGATACCGACTTTGCGGACCGTGACCGCGGTCGCGTGATTCAGTACGTGACGGACAAGTACGGCAAGGAATGCGTGGGCCAGATTATTACCTACGGTATGCTCAAGTCCAAAGCGGTGATTACCGACGTGGCGCGCGTTTTAGGGCTTCCGCCTGCCGAAGCAAAGCAGATTACCAAGCTGTTCCCGCAGCGCACCTTGAACTTTAGCCTTAAGCAAGCTTGGACGGGTAAAGACAAGAAGGGCAACAACCTGGAAGACGGTTACAGCCCGGAACCCTTGCAGGCGATGATCGGCAGCCGCGCCAGCTACCAGAACCTTTGGGATATCGCGAAAAAGCTTGAAGATTTGCCGCGCCAGACGGGTGTGCATGCTTGCGGCGTGGTGATTACGCCGACCCCGATTTATAACCTTGCTCCCTTGTACCGTGCCGCCCCCGAAGATACTCCGGTGGTTATGTACGACAAGCATTACGCCGAAGACATCGGACTTTTGAAGATGGACTTCCTTGGCCTTATCAACTTGTCGATCATTCAAGACACGGTGAACATGGTCAAGAAGAATCGTTCGATTGAACTTGACATGGGTCATATTCCTTTGGATGACAAGGAAACGTTCGACTTGCTCGGCAAGGGGATGACCACGACGGTGTTCCAGTTCGAATCTCCGGGTATGCAGAAGTACCTGCGCGAACTGAAGCCCACCCGAATCTTTGACTTGATCGCTATGAACGCCCTGTACCGTCCGGGGCCGATTGACCAGATTCCGCACTTTATTGCCCGTAAGAATGGCCAAGAAGAAATCGACTGTTACCACCCTGACTTGGAACAGGTGCTGGGTGAAACCTACGGCGTGATTGTGTACCAGGAACAAGTGATGAAGCTTGCCCAGATTTTGGGCGGTTACACCTTGGGTGGCGCTGACAATATCCGCCGTATCATGGCCAAAAAGATGCCCGAAAAGATGGCGAAACTCGAACCGGAGTTTTTCCAGAAATGCTTGGACAAGGGCTACGATAAGGACATGATTCAAAAGGTGTGGAATGCGGTGCTCCCGTTCTGCGGATACGCATTCAACAAGAGTCATGCAGCTGCGTATGCATACGTGGCTTACCAGACGGCATACCTGAAGGCGCATTACGGCCCCGAATACATGGCCGCCTCCATGACGTCTAAAATGGGTAAGACCGAAGACATCGTGACGATTATTTTGGAATGCAAGCGCCTCGATATCGAAGTGGTGTCGCCCAACATTAATGCATCGATGGGTGAGTTTGTGGCCAATAAAGAAGGCCAAATTCTGTTTGGCTTGGCAGGCATTCGTAACGTGGGTATCGCAGTTGTCGAAGACATTATAGCCGAAAGAGAACGCCGCGGCAAGTTCAAGGACATTTTTGACTTTTGCAAGCGCGTGACCGAATACCAGGGCGAACAAAAAGAAAAACGCCCGCCCATGAACAAGCGCCTTATCGAAAGCTTGATTATGGCTGGCGCCCTCGACGAATTCCCGGGCAACCGCGCCGTACTCATGGCAACCGTAGACCGCGCCATGGAAGTGGCTGCCCGCAGCCAAGAAGATAAAGACCGCGGTCAGATGTCGCTCTTTGACATGGGCGGCGGTGCGCCTTCTATGGATAGCTCTGCCGAAGTCCTCGAAGAAGCAGAAGAATGGTCTGCCATGGAAATGCTCAACAAGGAACGCGATGTGGTGGGCATGTTCTTGTCGGGGCATCCGCTCGATGAATTCCGGCCGGAACTGCAGGGCTTTACCTCTTGCTCCTTGGACGAAGAAGAATTGGAACGTCACGAAGGCGGTACCGTGATTGTGGGCGGTGTGGTGACAAAGCTCCGTTCGATTGAAACCAAGCGCGGCGATACGATTGGTGCTGGCTCCATTCAAGACTTCCACGGTGACTTGGAAATGTTCTTCAAGAAAGACATGTGGGAAAAGTTCCGCGATACAGTCGCTCTCGATGACCGTGTGCTTGTAAAGGGATCACTGGAACATCAACGTATGGGCGACGGGATGCAACTGGTGGTTGAAGAAGTGATTCAGCTGGATCGCGTACGTTCGGACATGGTAAGCCACATTCACATGGTGCTTTATTCTTCGATGGTGGATGATGCCTTTGCCGATAAGCTTTTGACGGCCATGGAAAAATATGAACCCTTTGAAGGGGAACGTGGTTGTGAAATCGTTGCTCATGTAGAAACGGAATCGGGCAACATTCATGTTCTTTCTCTCAAGAACAAGAAAGTGGTTTACACTCCCGAGTTGTTGCAGTATTTACGCAAGGATCTAGGCGCTTTGAAGGTTTGGGTCTCGAACCGTGCCAAGCGATAA
- a CDS encoding type IA DNA topoisomerase: protein MLERLEGEKFTQGDGCLIGKNHCITWCVGHLITLAPLDAYPGFEGGWRLSNLPLLPEKFKLMEIESTKKQLNVVRQMMEQADVLVNGADAGREGNLIFDLVLDYTPSFKQKTIKRLWVNSYVAKDLDKAWKNLEDATQRVNLSYAARLRQRADWMVGLNATRAYTLTAGRGKMISVGRVQTPTLNLIVERDTIVEQFKELFYYSVVGTWKGFQAQYVKREEDAKGEANLKVAVFEKETEANAVVARCVPPAEAAIAKIDNQQKKQFPQKPFDLTELQKEGNKRFKYSAQQVLDCAQNLYEKKLLTYPRTDSQYLPDTMKQEAYALAQKLATPEQQKVFRTFDENFVFINSSKVTDHFAIIPTGEAPNDLPEMEQKIYDLAKERFVQAWLKPYVWDEMEVILVGSRKLEVDSRNLDAGTSDQFRLKLKRNEDLGFRALVKEESKGKKKKKGDSGSEEGSTAAEGKGDSDEITNLVEVFPEWTVGEHAPFDSVELQKKKKSKPKYYTEATLLAAMKTAGKQIENEELAEAMKDRGLGTPATQAGIIETLKKRGFIEAQKNYLVSTERGREVIALMDEKVKSPEMTGEWEYKLSQVEKGELQPAEFRDGIVEYVKQLFADLHARYGCQFERETATETIPCPKCGSALDVAPWGYVCPKAECGFKIGHTLAGKMLSHSEMKKLLAEGHVGPLAGFKSKKGTEFSAKLSVDKDFNIQFEFESDGKFHGQKTEYKCPLCGEPLEENKNALFCTNATDGVDCKFTLFKTVAGHTLTVAEISELFTNGETPLIQDFKSKKGSDFAARLKWGEGADKGRTVFEFMRRNLPCPVCGDQLRFRAGTSNQGNGEANHAAYVCMNPQCGFGIPQVFYQRKLTDDEVEGLLKNKFTSVLEPFKKNDTTFRAALEIRDGGKLAFNKLTVEVIETKKP, encoded by the coding sequence ATGCTAGAGCGGTTGGAAGGGGAAAAATTCACCCAAGGCGACGGATGCCTGATTGGCAAGAACCATTGCATCACCTGGTGCGTAGGTCACCTGATTACCCTTGCGCCGTTAGACGCTTACCCCGGTTTTGAAGGCGGCTGGCGACTTTCGAATTTGCCCCTGCTCCCAGAAAAATTCAAGCTCATGGAAATCGAGAGCACCAAGAAACAATTGAATGTGGTGCGGCAGATGATGGAGCAAGCAGACGTGCTGGTGAACGGTGCGGATGCCGGCCGCGAAGGTAACTTGATTTTTGACTTGGTGCTCGACTACACACCCTCTTTTAAGCAAAAGACCATTAAGCGCCTGTGGGTGAACAGCTACGTGGCCAAGGACTTGGACAAGGCCTGGAAGAACCTGGAAGACGCCACCCAGCGCGTGAATTTAAGCTATGCAGCCCGTTTAAGACAGCGAGCCGACTGGATGGTAGGCCTGAACGCGACACGCGCCTACACACTCACTGCAGGGCGCGGCAAGATGATTTCGGTGGGGCGCGTGCAGACTCCGACCCTAAACCTGATTGTAGAACGCGACACAATCGTGGAGCAATTCAAGGAACTGTTCTACTACAGCGTCGTGGGCACATGGAAAGGCTTCCAGGCTCAATACGTCAAGCGCGAAGAAGACGCCAAGGGCGAAGCAAACCTTAAAGTCGCGGTTTTTGAAAAAGAAACAGAAGCGAATGCGGTTGTAGCGCGATGCGTCCCTCCTGCCGAAGCTGCTATAGCAAAAATCGATAACCAGCAAAAGAAGCAATTTCCGCAAAAGCCATTTGACTTGACTGAACTCCAGAAAGAGGGCAACAAGCGTTTTAAATACAGCGCCCAGCAAGTTTTGGATTGTGCGCAGAACCTGTACGAAAAGAAACTGCTGACTTACCCGCGTACCGATTCGCAGTACCTGCCCGACACCATGAAGCAAGAGGCCTACGCCCTTGCGCAAAAACTGGCAACCCCCGAGCAGCAAAAGGTTTTCCGCACCTTCGATGAAAATTTCGTCTTCATCAACTCGAGCAAGGTGACTGACCACTTTGCCATTATCCCCACCGGCGAAGCTCCGAACGATTTGCCTGAAATGGAGCAGAAGATTTACGACCTGGCCAAGGAACGCTTTGTGCAGGCGTGGCTGAAGCCCTACGTGTGGGATGAAATGGAGGTGATTTTAGTAGGAAGTAGGAAGTTAGAAGTAGACAGTAGAAATTTGGATGCTGGCACTTCAGATCAATTTAGATTAAAGCTCAAGCGCAATGAAGATCTCGGTTTTCGCGCCCTCGTCAAAGAGGAATCAAAAGGAAAGAAAAAGAAGAAAGGTGATTCCGGTTCGGAAGAAGGGAGTACCGCAGCCGAAGGCAAGGGCGACAGCGATGAAATCACGAACCTGGTGGAAGTTTTCCCGGAATGGACTGTCGGCGAACACGCGCCTTTTGACAGCGTGGAGCTCCAAAAGAAAAAGAAGAGCAAGCCCAAGTACTATACCGAGGCGACTCTTTTGGCCGCAATGAAAACCGCCGGCAAGCAGATCGAAAACGAGGAACTTGCCGAAGCCATGAAGGACCGCGGCCTAGGTACGCCGGCAACGCAAGCAGGCATTATCGAGACTCTCAAGAAGCGTGGCTTTATCGAGGCGCAAAAGAATTATTTGGTGAGTACAGAGCGCGGGCGCGAAGTGATTGCCTTGATGGACGAAAAAGTCAAGTCGCCCGAAATGACTGGCGAATGGGAATACAAACTTTCGCAGGTCGAAAAGGGCGAACTTCAGCCTGCTGAATTCCGCGACGGAATCGTTGAATACGTGAAGCAGTTGTTCGCTGATTTACACGCGCGATACGGCTGCCAGTTCGAGCGCGAGACCGCAACCGAAACAATTCCATGCCCTAAATGCGGGAGCGCGCTCGATGTAGCCCCTTGGGGCTACGTGTGCCCCAAAGCCGAATGCGGATTCAAAATCGGGCACACTCTGGCAGGCAAGATGCTTTCGCATTCCGAAATGAAGAAGCTCCTTGCCGAAGGTCATGTAGGTCCACTCGCCGGATTCAAGAGCAAGAAAGGCACTGAATTCTCGGCGAAGCTTTCGGTTGACAAAGATTTCAACATTCAGTTTGAATTCGAAAGCGACGGCAAGTTCCACGGGCAAAAAACAGAATACAAGTGCCCGCTCTGCGGCGAGCCCCTCGAAGAAAACAAGAACGCCCTATTCTGCACTAATGCTACCGATGGCGTCGACTGCAAATTCACGCTATTCAAGACCGTCGCAGGCCACACGCTTACCGTCGCCGAAATAAGCGAGCTCTTTACCAATGGCGAAACACCGCTGATTCAAGATTTCAAGAGCAAGAAGGGTTCTGATTTTGCCGCTCGCCTCAAATGGGGCGAAGGCGCCGACAAGGGCCGCACCGTTTTTGAATTCATGCGCAGAAACCTCCCCTGCCCCGTTTGCGGAGACCAATTGCGTTTTCGTGCCGGGACATCGAACCAAGGCAATGGCGAAGCGAATCACGCAGCCTATGTTTGCATGAACCCGCAATGTGGTTTTGGAATTCCGCAAGTATTCTATCAGCGCAAACTCACCGACGACGAAGTCGAAGGATTGCTCAAGAATAAATTTACGTCTGTTCTTGAACCGTTCAAAAAGAACGATACGACCTTCCGCGCAGCACTTGAAATCCGCGACGGCGGCAAGCTCGCCTTCAACAAATTAACCGTCGAAGTCATTGAAACGAAAAAGCCTTAA